The proteins below come from a single Eucalyptus grandis isolate ANBG69807.140 chromosome 3, ASM1654582v1, whole genome shotgun sequence genomic window:
- the LOC104439094 gene encoding 2-oxoglutarate-dependent dioxygenase AOP2 — translation MDSISTLKLPLIDLSELDGSKPGTVQWDSLQSQVREALEEFGCFEALTDRMTLELHNDVFQEMEALLELPTDVKRRFSDPNKPYDGYRGNLPHSPLYEAFGINYAPNSGSIEGFANLIWPEGNTRFCETMKTYVTRVLELDSLVKKLVLGSLGVDKYLESLAKSVGYNLRLIRYAAPGTKESKKLGAWCHRDANFVTILHHNHVKGLEVQTKDGCWFEVASSSATSFIVFAGESFYGWSNGRLYSPCHRVMMSGHEARYCIGFFSNGQGTMQCPDELVDDQHPLLFKPFDVAGLFRIYKTKEGESGASAMDTYYRI, via the exons ATGGACTCTATTTCAACACTAAAGCTTCCCCTGATAGATCTGTCCGAATTAGATGGCTCAAAGCCAGGGACAGTTCAATGGGACTCCTTGCAAAGTCAAGTTCGAGAAGCCCTTGAAGAATTCGGTTGCTTCGAAGCCTTGACTGATAGGATGACCTTGGAGCTTCACAATGATGTGTTTCAAGAAATGGAGGCATTGCTCGAGCTCCCAACCGATGTGAAGCGCCGGTTCAGTGACCCAAACAAGCCGTATGATGGCTACCGTGGGAATCTTCCTCATTCACCTCTCTACGAGGCATTTGGAATCAACTACGCCCCCAACTCGGGCTCTATCGAAGGATTTGCAAATCTCATTTGGCCGGAGGGAAACACAAGATTTTg CGAGACAATGAAAACGTATGTGACGAGGGTTTTGGAGTTGGATTCACTAGTGAAGAAGCTGGTTTTGGGAAGCTTGGGCGTAGACAAGTACCTGGAATCTCTAGCCAAGTCGGTTGGATACAATCTCCGTCTCATCAGATATGCTGCTCCTGGGACCAAGGAGTCCAAGAAGCTTGGGGCTTGGTGCCATCGCGACGCAAACTTCGTGACCATACTTCACCATAACCATGTGAAAGGATTGGAAGTGCAAACTAAGGACGGATGTTGGTTCGAGGTCGCCTCTTCCTCAGCTACCTCTTTCATTGTCTTCGCTGGGGAGTCATTCTAC GGATGGAGCAACGGGAGATTATATAGCCCTTGTCACCGTGTAATGATGAGTGGGCACGAGGCAAGATATTGCATAGGATTCTTCTCTAACGGTCAAGGCACGATGCAGTGTCCTGATGAGCTTGTGGACGACCAACACCCTTTGCTTTTCAAGCCCTTTGATGTTGCCGGTCTCTTCCGTATCTACAAGACCAAAGAGGGCGAAAGTGGAGCTTCGGCAATGGATACTTATTACAGAATTTGA